In the genome of Triticum urartu cultivar G1812 chromosome 5, Tu2.1, whole genome shotgun sequence, one region contains:
- the LOC125509355 gene encoding hypersensitive-induced response protein-like protein 1, whose translation MGNLCCCVQVDQSTVAIREQFGKFDSVLEPGCHCLPWIFGKRVVGHLTLRLQQLDVRCETKTKDNVFVTVVASIQYRPLAGKESDAYYKLTNTRSQIQAYVFDVIRASVPKLNLDDAFVQKNDIAKAVEDELEKAMSAYGFEIVQTLIVDIEPDAHVKQAMNEINAAARMRVAANEKAEAEKIVQIKRAEGEAEAKYLSGLGIARQRQAIVDGLRDSVLGFSVNVPGTTAKDVMDMVLITQYFDTMKEIGASSKSSAVFIPHGPGAVRDIATQIRDGLLQGQSASDN comes from the exons ATGGGCAATCTGTGCTGCTGTGTTCAAGTTGACCAGTCTACCGTGGCCATCAGAGAGCAGTTTGGGAAGTTTGACAGTGTGCTTGAGCCAGGATGCCACTGCCTGCCTTGGATCTTTGGGAAACGTGTAGTTGGACATCTCACACTCAGGTTGCAGCAGCTGGATGTGCGCTGTGAAACCAAGACAAAG GACAATGTGTTTGTCACTGTTGTTGCATCGATTCAGTACCGACCTCTGGCTGGCAAAGAAAGTGACGCATACTACAAACTGACCAACACAAGATCCCAGATTCAAGCCTATGTCTTTGATG TGATCAGGGCAAGTGTTCCAAAGCTCAACCTGGATGATGCTTTCGTGCAGAAGAACGATATAGCAAAGGCTGTGGAGGATGAACTTGAGAAGGCTATGTCCGCATATGGCTTTGAGATCGTGCAGACCCTCATTGTCGACATCGAGCCGGATGCGCATGTCAAGCAGGCGATGAATGAGATCAATGCAG CTGCAAGGATGAGGGTGGCTGCAAACGAGAAGGCGGAGGCTGAGAAGATTGTCCAGATCAAGCGTGCCGAGGGTGAAGCAGAGGCCAAGTACCTGTCTGGCCTCGGTATCGCCCGCCAGCGCCAGGCCATTGTGGATGGCCTGAGGGACAGCGTCCTGGGCTTCTCAGTCAACGTGCCTGGCACCACTGCAAAGGATGTGATGGACATGGTGCTGATCACCCAGTACTTTGATACTATGAAAGAGATCGGCGCATCCTCCAAGTCCTCGGCGGTGTTCATCCCCCATGGCCCTGGTGCGGTGCGCGACATCGCCACGCAGATCCGCGATGGTCTTCTTCAAGGCCAGTCTGCCTCTGACAACTAG